From a region of the Pan paniscus chromosome 19, NHGRI_mPanPan1-v2.0_pri, whole genome shotgun sequence genome:
- the WDR81 gene encoding WD repeat-containing protein 81 isoform X1 — protein sequence MAQGSGGREGALRTPAGGWHSPPSPDMQELLRSVERDLSIDPRQLAPAPGGTHVVALVPARWLASLRDRRLPLGPCPRAEGLGEAEVRTLLQRSVQRLPAGWTRVEVHGLRKRRLSYPLGGGLPFEDGSCGPETLTRFMQEVAAQNYRNLWRHAYHTYGQPYSHSPAPSAVPALDSVRQALQRVYGCSFLPVGETTQCPSYAREGPCPPRGSPACPSLLRAEALLESPEMLYVVHPYVQFSLHDVVTFSPAKLTNSQAKVLFILFRVLRAMDACHRQGLACGALSLYHIAVDEKLCSELRLDLSAYERPEEDENEEAPVARDEAGIASQEEQGGQPGQPTGQEELRSLVLDWVHGRISNFHYLMQLNRLAGRRQGDPNYHPVLPWVVDFTTPHGRFRDLRKSKFRLNKGDKQLDFTYEMTRQAFVAGGAGGGEPPHVPHHISDVLSDITYYVYKARRTPRSVLCGHVRAQWEPHEYPASMERMQNWTPDECIPEFYTDPSIFRSIHPDMPDLDVPAWCSSSQEFVAAHRALLESREVSRDLHHWIDLTFGYKLQGKEAVKEKNVCLHLVDAHTHLASYGVVQLFDQPHPQRLAGAPALAPEPPLIPKLLVQTIQETTGREDLTENPGQLPNGVGRPVLEATPCEASWTRDRPVAGEDDLEQATEALDSISLAGKAGDQLGSSSQASPGLLSFSVASASRPGRRNKAAGADPGEGEEGRILLPEGFNPVQALEELEKTGNFLAKGLGGLLEVPEQPRVQPAVPLQCLLHRDMQALGVLLAEMVFATRVRTLQPDAPLWVRFQAVRGLCTRHPKEVPVSLQPVLDTLLQLSGPEVPMGAERGKLDQLFEYRPVSQGLPPPCPSQLLSPFSSVVPFPPYFPALHRFILLYQARRVEDEAQGRELVFALWQQLGAVLKDITPEGLEILLPFVLSLMSEEHTAVYTAWYLFEPVAKALGPKNANKYLLKPLIGAYESPCQLHGRFYLYTDCFVAQLMVRLGLQAFLTHLLPHVLQVLAGAEASQEESKDLAGAAEEEESGLPGAGPGSCAFGEEIPMDGEPPASSGLGLPDYTSGVSFHDQADLPETEDFQAGLYVTESPQPQEAEAVSLGRLSDKSSTSETSLGEERAPDEGGAPVDKSSLRSGDSSQDLKQSEGSEEEEEEEDSCVVLEEEEGEQEEVTGASELTLSDTVLSMETVVASGSGGDGEEEEEALPEQSEGKEQKILLDTACKMVRWLSAKLGPTVASRHVARNLLRLLTSCYVGPTRQQFTVSSGESPPLSAGNIYQKRPVLGDIVSGPVLSCLLHIARLYGEPVLTYQYLPYISYLVAPGSASGPSRLNSRKEAGLLAAVTLTQKIIVYLSDTTLMDILPRISHEVLLPVLSFLTSLVTGFPSGAQARTILCVKTISLIALICLRIGQEMVQQHLSEPVATFFQVFSQLHELRQQDLKLDPAGRGEGQLPQVVFSDGQQRSVDPALLDELQKVFTLEMAYTIYVPFSCLLGDIIRKIIPNHELVGELAALYLESISPSSRNPASVEPTVPSTGPEWDPQGGGCPQDDGHSGTFGSVLVGNRIQIPNDSRSENPGPLGPISGVGGGGLGSGSDDNALKQELPRSVHGLSGNWLAYWQYEIGVSQQDAHFHFHQIRLQSFPGHSGAVKCVAPLSGEDFFLSGSKDRTVRLWPLYNYGDGTSETAPRLVYTQHRKSIFFVGQLEAPQHVVSCDGAVHVWDPFTGKTLRTVEPLDSRVPLTAVAVMPAPHTSITMASSDSTLRFVDCRKPGLQHEFRLGGGLNPGLVRALAVSPSGRSVVAGFSSGFMVLLDTRTGLVLRGWPAHEGDILQIKAVEGSVLVSSSSDHSLTVWKELEQKPTHHYKSASDPIHTFDLYGSEVVTGTVSNKIGVCSLLEPPSQATTKLSSENFRGTLTSLALLPTKRHLLLGSDNGVIRLLA from the exons ATGGCCCAGGGCAGCGGGGGGCGGGAAGGCGCTCTCAGAACCCCGGCCGGGGGCTGGCATTCCCCGCCAAGCCCAGACATGCAGGAGCTGCTCCGGAGCGTGGAGAGGGACCTGAGCATCGATCCCAGGCAGCTGGCTCCGGCCCCGGGGGGCACCCACGTGGTGGCCCTAGTGCCTGCGCGCTGGCTGGCCAGCCTCCGCGATCGCCGGCTGCCCCTGGGACCCTGTCCCCGCGCAGAGGGCCTGGGAGAAGCGGAAGTCAGGACTCTCCTGCAGCGCTCTGTGCAAAGGCTGCCTGCCGGCTGGACGCGCGTGGAGGTGCATGGGCTGCGGAAGCGGAGACTGTCCTACCCTCTGGGCGGGGGCCTGCCCTTTGAGGACGGGTCCTGCGGCCCTGAGACCCTCACTCGCTTCATGCAGGAGGTTGCCGCCCAGAATTATCGCAACCTGTGGCGCCATGCATACCACACTTACGGCCAGCCGTACAGTCACAGTCCTGCCCCCTCAGCTGTCCCTGCCTTGGACTCAGTACGGCAGGCTCTGCAGAGGGTCTATGGTTGCTCCTTCCTGCCAGTGGGTGAAACTACCCAATGCCCATCATATGCCAGAGAAGGCCCCTGCCCCCCTCGGGGCAGCCCTGCTTGCCCTAGTCTTTTACGGGCTGAGGCCTTGCTGGAGTCGCCGGAGATGCTGTATGTGGTACACCCTTACGTACAGTTCTCCCTACATGACGTGGTCACCTTCAGCCCTGCCAAGCTGACCAACAGCCAGGCCAAGGTGCTGTTCATTCTCTTCCGCGTGCTGAGGGCTATGGACGCCTGTCACCGCCAGGGGCTGGCGTGTGGGGCCCTGTCTTTGTATCACATCGCGGTGGATGAGAAGCTTTGCAGCGAGCTGCGACTGGACCTGAGTGCTTATGAGAGGCCCGAGGAGGACGAGAATGAGGAGGCCCCTGTGGCAAGGGATGAGGCGGGCATTGCGTCTCAAGAGGAGCAGGGAGGGCAACCTGGGCAACCCACTGGCCAGGAGGAACTTCGGAGCCTCGTGCTGGATTGGGTCCACGGCCGCATCAGCAACTTCCACTACCTCATGCAGCTGAATCGGTTGGCAGGTCGGCGGCAGGGGGACCCCAACTACCACCCCGTGCTGCCCTGGGTGGTGGACTTCACCACGCCCCATGGGCGCTTCCGAGACCTGCGCAAGTCCAAGTTCCGCCTCAACAAGGGGGATAAGCAACTGGACTTCACGTATGAGATGACGCGGCAGGCATTCGTAGCAGGCGGGGCGGGCGGCGGGGAACCCCCTCATGTTCCCCACCACATCTCAGACGTGCTCTCCGACATCACGTACTACGTGTACAAGGCTCGGCGCACGCCTCGGTCGGTGCTCTGCGGACACGTCCGCGCGCAGTGGGAGCCCCATGAGTATCCAGCCAGCATGGAGCGGATGCAGAACTGGACCCCGGATGAGTGCATTCCGGAGTTCTACACCGATCCCTCTATCTTCCGCTCCATCCACCCCGACATGCCTGACCTGGATGTGCCAGCCTGGTGCAGCTCCAGCCAGGAGTTCGTGGCTGCCCACCGAGCCCTGCTGGAGAGCCGCGAGGTGTCCCGGGACCTGCACCATTGGATCGACCTCACGTTTGGCTATAAACTCCAGGGTAAGGAGGCTGTcaaggagaagaatgtgtgtCTGCACCTGGTGGACGCCCACACTCACCTGGCCAGCTACGGGGTGGTGCAGCTCTTCGATCAGCCACACCCCCAGCGCCTGGCTGGGGCTCCTGCCCTTGCCCCCGAGCCTCCCCTCATCCCCAAGCTGTTGGTCCAGACCATCCAGGAGACCACAGGCCGGGAGGACCTCACGGAAAACCCGGGACAGCTTCCAAATGGAGTGGGCCGGCCAGTTTTAGAGGCCACTCCCTGTGAGGCTAGCTGGACCAGAGACAGGCCGGTGGCAGGAGAAGACGACTTGGAACAGGCCACAGAAGCTCTGGATTCCATTTCCCTTGCTGGGAAAGCAGGTGACCAGCTGGGCTCCTCCAGTCAAGCGTCCCCTggccttctctctttctcagtggcctcagcctcccgtccAGGCCGCAGGAATAAAGCTGCTGGGGCAGACCCTGGGGAGGGCGAGGAGGGGAGGATTCTTCTTCCCGAGGGCTTCAATCCCGTGCAGGCCCTGGAGGAGCTGGAGAAAACGGGCAACTTCTTGGCCAAAGGCCTAGGGGGCCTTTTGGAGGTGCCTGAGCAGCCCCGGGTCCAGCCGGCTGTGCCACTGCAGTGCCTACTCCACAGGGACATGCAGGCGCTGGGTGTCCTGTTGGCAGAGATGGTGTTTGCCACCAGGGTGCGGACGCTGCAGCCCGATGCACCTTTGTGGGTACGCTTCCAGGCTGTCCGAGGGCTCTGCACGCGCCACCCCAAGGAGGTCCCTGTGTCTTTGCAGCCCGTGCTGGACACACTCCTGCAGCTGAGTGGCCCCGAAGTCCCCATGGGAGCAGAGAGGGGCAAGCTGGACCAACTGTTTGAGTACAGGCCTGTCTCCCAGggcctgcccccaccctgcccaaGCCAGCTTCTCAGCCCCTTCAGCTCCGTGGTTCCCTTCCCACCCTACTTCCCGGCACTGCACAGATTCATCCTCCTGTACCAGGCAAGGCGCGTGGAGGACGAGGCCCAGGGGCGCGAGCTGGTGTTTGCTCTGTGGCAGCAGCTGGGCGCGGTGCTGAAGGACATCACCCCTGAGGGCCTGGAGATCCTGCTGCCCTTCGTGCTCTCACTCATGTCCGAGGAGCACACAGCTGTGTACACGGCCTGGTATCTGTTTGAGCCTGTTGCCAAGGCACTGGGCCCCAAAAATGCCAATAAGTACCTCCTGAAGCCGCTCATTGGTGCCTACGAGAGCCCCTGCCAGCTACACGGCCGCTTCTACCTGTACACGGACTGCTTTGTGGCCCAGCTGATGGTGCGGCTGGGCCTGCAGGCATTTCTCACTCACCTGCTGCCCCATGTCCTGCAGGTGCTGGCGGGCGCAGAGGCCTCCCAGGAGGAGAGCAAGGACCTGGCAGGGGctgctgaggaggaggagagcgGGCTGCCCGGGGCCGGGCCTGGCTCCTGTGCTTTTGGGGAGGAGATTCCCATGGATGGGGAGCCTCCTGCCTCCTCGGGCCTGGGGCTCCCAGACTACACGTCCGGCGTCAGCTTCCACGACCAGGCTGACCTCCCTGAGACAGAGGACTTCCAAGCCGGGCTCTATGTGACTGAGTCTCCCcagccccaggaggctgaggctgtgagCCTGGGCCGGCTGAGTGACAAGAGCAGCACCAGCGAGACCTCCCTGGGTGAGGAGCGGGCTCCAGATGAGGGGGGTGCCCCCGTGGACAAGAGCAGCCTTCGATCAGGTGACAGCAGCCAGGACTTGAAGcaaagcgagggctctgaggaggaagaggaggaggaggacagctGCGTggtgctggaggaggaggagggggagcaggaggaggtcACCGGGGCATCTGAGCTCACTCTGTCTGACACGGTGCTGTCCATGGAGACGGTTGTGGCCAGCGGCAGTGGGGGAGatggagaagaagaggaggaggcactGCCTGAGCAGTCAGAAGGCAAAGAACAGAAGATCCTCCTTG ATACAGCCTGCAAGATGGTCCGCTGGCTGTCTGCCAAGCTCGGCCCCACAGTGGCCTCTCGCCACGTGGCCCGGAACCTGCTCCGCCTGCTGACGTCTTGTTATGTTG GACCCACTCGGCAGCAGTTCACAGTGAGCAGTGGCGAGAGCCCACCACTGAGTGCCGGCAACATCTACCAGAAGAGGCCGGTCCTGGGCGACATCGTGTCAGGGCCCGTGCTCAGCTGCCTCCTCCACATCGCCCGCCTGTATGGGGAGCCTGTCCTCACCTACCAGTACCTGCCCTACATCAGCTACCTG GTGGCCCCAGGGAGTGCCTCAGGCCCCAGCCGACTGAACAGCCGTAAGGAGGCGGGGCTGCTGGCCGCGGTGACGCTGACTCAGAAGATCATCGTGTACCTCTCAGACACCACACTCATGGACATCCTGCCCCGGATCAGCCATGAGGTCCTGCTGCCCGtgctcagcttcctcacctccctcGTCACGGG GTTCCCAAGTGGGGCCCAGGCTCGGACCATCCTGTGTGTGAAAACCATCAGCCTCATCGCTCTCATCTGCCTGCGCATCGGACAGGAGATGGTCCAGCAGCACCTGAGCGAGCCTGTGGCCACCTTCTTCCAGGTCTTCTCTCAGCTGCATGAGCTTCGGCAACAG GATCTGAAGCTGGACCCTGCGGGCCGTGGTGAGGGCCAGCTGCCACAGGTGGTCTTCTCTGATGGGCAGCAGCGGTCCGTGGACCCCGCCCTGCTGGACGAGCTGCAGAAGGTGTTCACCCTGGAGATGGCGTACACAATCTACGtgcccttctcctgcctgttGG GTGACATCATCCGGAAAATCATCCCCAACCACGAGCTGGTTGGGGAGCTGGCGGCGCTGTACTTGGAGAGCATCAGCCCCAGCAGTCGCAACCCTGCCAGCGTGgaacccaccgtgcccagcaccgGCCCCGAGTGGGACCCCCAGGGTGGGGGCTGCCCTCAGGATGACGGCCACTCAGGGACCTTTGGGAGCGTCCTGGTGGGGAACCGCATTCAGATCCCCAATGACTCTCGGTCTGAGAACCCCGGACCGCTGGGCCCCATCTCGGGGGTGGGTGGCGGGGGCCTGGGCAGCGGGAGCGACGACAATGCCCTGAAGCAGGAGCTGCCGCGGAGTGTGCACGGGCTGAGCGGAAACTGGCTGGCGTACTGGCAGTACGAGATCGGCGTGAGCCAgcaggatgcccactttcacttcCACCAGATCCGCCTGCAGAGCTTCCCGGGCCACTCGGGGGCCGTCAAGTGCGTGGCACCCCTGAGCGGCGAGGACTTCTTCCTGAGCGGCAGCAAGGATCGTACCGTGCGCCTCTGGCCGCTGTACAACTACGGCGACGGGACCAGCGAGACGGCCCCACGCCTCGTCTACACCCAGCACCGCAAGAGCATCTTCTTCGTGGGCCAGCTTGAGGCCCCGCAGCACGTGGTGAGCTGTGACGGGGCTGTGCACGTCTGGGACCCCTTCACAG GGAAGACCCTTCGCACAGTGGAGCCGCTGGACAGCCGGGTGCCCCTGACTGCGGTGGCTGTCATGCCCGCCCCCCACACCAGCATCACCATGGCCAGCTCTGACTCTACCCTGCGCTTTGTGGACTGCAGGAAGCCTGGTCTGCAG CACGAGTTCCGACTGGGCGGTGGGCTGAACCCTGGGCTTGTCCGTGCCCTGGCTGTCAGCCCCAGTGGCCGTAGTGTCGTGGCCGGCTTCTCCTCAGGCTTCATGGTGCTCCTGGACACCCGCACGGGCCTGGTTCTGCGAGGCTGGCCAGCCCACGAGGGGGACATTCTGCAGATCAAG GCGGTGGAGGGCAGCGTCCTGGTCAGCTCCTCCTCTGACCATTCCTTGACCGTCTGGAAGGAGCTGGAGCAGAAGCCCACCCATCACTACAAGTCAGCATCCGACCCCATCCACACCTTTGACCTGTACGGCAGCGAGGTGGTCACTGGCACCGTGTCCAACAAGATTGGCGTCTGCTCCCTGCTTGAGCCACCCTCGCAGGCCACCACGAAGCTCAGCTCTGAGAACTTCCGTGGCACGCTCACCAGCCTGGCCTTGCTGCCCACTAAACGCCACCTCCTGCTGGGCTCAGACAACGGGGTTATCCGCCTCCTGGCAtag
- the WDR81 gene encoding WD repeat-containing protein 81 isoform X4 produces MDGEPPASSGLGLPDYTSGVSFHDQADLPETEDFQAGLYVTESPQPQEAEAVSLGRLSDKSSTSETSLGEERAPDEGGAPVDKSSLRSGDSSQDLKQSEGSEEEEEEEDSCVVLEEEEGEQEEVTGASELTLSDTVLSMETVVASGSGGDGEEEEEALPEQSEGKEQKILLDTACKMVRWLSAKLGPTVASRHVARNLLRLLTSCYVGPTRQQFTVSSGESPPLSAGNIYQKRPVLGDIVSGPVLSCLLHIARLYGEPVLTYQYLPYISYLVAPGSASGPSRLNSRKEAGLLAAVTLTQKIIVYLSDTTLMDILPRISHEVLLPVLSFLTSLVTGFPSGAQARTILCVKTISLIALICLRIGQEMVQQHLSEPVATFFQVFSQLHELRQQDLKLDPAGRGEGQLPQVVFSDGQQRSVDPALLDELQKVFTLEMAYTIYVPFSCLLGDIIRKIIPNHELVGELAALYLESISPSSRNPASVEPTVPSTGPEWDPQGGGCPQDDGHSGTFGSVLVGNRIQIPNDSRSENPGPLGPISGVGGGGLGSGSDDNALKQELPRSVHGLSGNWLAYWQYEIGVSQQDAHFHFHQIRLQSFPGHSGAVKCVAPLSGEDFFLSGSKDRTVRLWPLYNYGDGTSETAPRLVYTQHRKSIFFVGQLEAPQHVVSCDGAVHVWDPFTGKTLRTVEPLDSRVPLTAVAVMPAPHTSITMASSDSTLRFVDCRKPGLQHEFRLGGGLNPGLVRALAVSPSGRSVVAGFSSGFMVLLDTRTGLVLRGWPAHEGDILQIKAVEGSVLVSSSSDHSLTVWKELEQKPTHHYKSASDPIHTFDLYGSEVVTGTVSNKIGVCSLLEPPSQATTKLSSENFRGTLTSLALLPTKRHLLLGSDNGVIRLLA; encoded by the exons ATGGATGGGGAGCCTCCTGCCTCCTCGGGCCTGGGGCTCCCAGACTACACGTCCGGCGTCAGCTTCCACGACCAGGCTGACCTCCCTGAGACAGAGGACTTCCAAGCCGGGCTCTATGTGACTGAGTCTCCCcagccccaggaggctgaggctgtgagCCTGGGCCGGCTGAGTGACAAGAGCAGCACCAGCGAGACCTCCCTGGGTGAGGAGCGGGCTCCAGATGAGGGGGGTGCCCCCGTGGACAAGAGCAGCCTTCGATCAGGTGACAGCAGCCAGGACTTGAAGcaaagcgagggctctgaggaggaagaggaggaggaggacagctGCGTggtgctggaggaggaggagggggagcaggaggaggtcACCGGGGCATCTGAGCTCACTCTGTCTGACACGGTGCTGTCCATGGAGACGGTTGTGGCCAGCGGCAGTGGGGGAGatggagaagaagaggaggaggcactGCCTGAGCAGTCAGAAGGCAAAGAACAGAAGATCCTCCTTG ATACAGCCTGCAAGATGGTCCGCTGGCTGTCTGCCAAGCTCGGCCCCACAGTGGCCTCTCGCCACGTGGCCCGGAACCTGCTCCGCCTGCTGACGTCTTGTTATGTTG GACCCACTCGGCAGCAGTTCACAGTGAGCAGTGGCGAGAGCCCACCACTGAGTGCCGGCAACATCTACCAGAAGAGGCCGGTCCTGGGCGACATCGTGTCAGGGCCCGTGCTCAGCTGCCTCCTCCACATCGCCCGCCTGTATGGGGAGCCTGTCCTCACCTACCAGTACCTGCCCTACATCAGCTACCTG GTGGCCCCAGGGAGTGCCTCAGGCCCCAGCCGACTGAACAGCCGTAAGGAGGCGGGGCTGCTGGCCGCGGTGACGCTGACTCAGAAGATCATCGTGTACCTCTCAGACACCACACTCATGGACATCCTGCCCCGGATCAGCCATGAGGTCCTGCTGCCCGtgctcagcttcctcacctccctcGTCACGGG GTTCCCAAGTGGGGCCCAGGCTCGGACCATCCTGTGTGTGAAAACCATCAGCCTCATCGCTCTCATCTGCCTGCGCATCGGACAGGAGATGGTCCAGCAGCACCTGAGCGAGCCTGTGGCCACCTTCTTCCAGGTCTTCTCTCAGCTGCATGAGCTTCGGCAACAG GATCTGAAGCTGGACCCTGCGGGCCGTGGTGAGGGCCAGCTGCCACAGGTGGTCTTCTCTGATGGGCAGCAGCGGTCCGTGGACCCCGCCCTGCTGGACGAGCTGCAGAAGGTGTTCACCCTGGAGATGGCGTACACAATCTACGtgcccttctcctgcctgttGG GTGACATCATCCGGAAAATCATCCCCAACCACGAGCTGGTTGGGGAGCTGGCGGCGCTGTACTTGGAGAGCATCAGCCCCAGCAGTCGCAACCCTGCCAGCGTGgaacccaccgtgcccagcaccgGCCCCGAGTGGGACCCCCAGGGTGGGGGCTGCCCTCAGGATGACGGCCACTCAGGGACCTTTGGGAGCGTCCTGGTGGGGAACCGCATTCAGATCCCCAATGACTCTCGGTCTGAGAACCCCGGACCGCTGGGCCCCATCTCGGGGGTGGGTGGCGGGGGCCTGGGCAGCGGGAGCGACGACAATGCCCTGAAGCAGGAGCTGCCGCGGAGTGTGCACGGGCTGAGCGGAAACTGGCTGGCGTACTGGCAGTACGAGATCGGCGTGAGCCAgcaggatgcccactttcacttcCACCAGATCCGCCTGCAGAGCTTCCCGGGCCACTCGGGGGCCGTCAAGTGCGTGGCACCCCTGAGCGGCGAGGACTTCTTCCTGAGCGGCAGCAAGGATCGTACCGTGCGCCTCTGGCCGCTGTACAACTACGGCGACGGGACCAGCGAGACGGCCCCACGCCTCGTCTACACCCAGCACCGCAAGAGCATCTTCTTCGTGGGCCAGCTTGAGGCCCCGCAGCACGTGGTGAGCTGTGACGGGGCTGTGCACGTCTGGGACCCCTTCACAG GGAAGACCCTTCGCACAGTGGAGCCGCTGGACAGCCGGGTGCCCCTGACTGCGGTGGCTGTCATGCCCGCCCCCCACACCAGCATCACCATGGCCAGCTCTGACTCTACCCTGCGCTTTGTGGACTGCAGGAAGCCTGGTCTGCAG CACGAGTTCCGACTGGGCGGTGGGCTGAACCCTGGGCTTGTCCGTGCCCTGGCTGTCAGCCCCAGTGGCCGTAGTGTCGTGGCCGGCTTCTCCTCAGGCTTCATGGTGCTCCTGGACACCCGCACGGGCCTGGTTCTGCGAGGCTGGCCAGCCCACGAGGGGGACATTCTGCAGATCAAG GCGGTGGAGGGCAGCGTCCTGGTCAGCTCCTCCTCTGACCATTCCTTGACCGTCTGGAAGGAGCTGGAGCAGAAGCCCACCCATCACTACAAGTCAGCATCCGACCCCATCCACACCTTTGACCTGTACGGCAGCGAGGTGGTCACTGGCACCGTGTCCAACAAGATTGGCGTCTGCTCCCTGCTTGAGCCACCCTCGCAGGCCACCACGAAGCTCAGCTCTGAGAACTTCCGTGGCACGCTCACCAGCCTGGCCTTGCTGCCCACTAAACGCCACCTCCTGCTGGGCTCAGACAACGGGGTTATCCGCCTCCTGGCAtag